One window of Pseudophryne corroboree isolate aPseCor3 unplaced genomic scaffold, aPseCor3.hap2 scaffold_302, whole genome shotgun sequence genomic DNA carries:
- the LOC135016625 gene encoding uncharacterized protein LOC135016625 yields MNVVADIQEGQNPSTVQRVHTLASEIGTRQDTYTNVVGSRLDNIERTMEKMSNNLHELQKTISDSTATILQIIIEDRRENRNILNIMSDSLVKLVEKNTCLAESNKNMSDSHRHSASSQQVMATTLQMIYDKLPVPAHQHAGDPPYPPSQATRTHRTLPQVPSQYSQSQMYQGYTGMYPTPQMPPPPAAHSSTAWAPRASRHTPQPPRTSTPYQGEEEDPDRLPP; encoded by the coding sequence atgaatgtggtggcagacatccaggaagggcagaatccctcaactgttcagagggttcacaccctggcatcagagattgggacacgccaggatacatacacaaatgttgtgggaagcagactggacaacattgagaggacaatggagaaaatgtccaacaatctgcatgaactgcagaagactatttccgacagcacggccacaatactacagatCATAATTGAAGATCGTAGGGAGAATAGGAACATACTTAACATCATGTCCGATTCCTTGGTCAAGCTTGTGGAAAAAAACACATGTTTGGCAGAAAGCAATAAGAACATGTCGGATAGTCATCGACACTCCGCTTCCAGCCAACAGGTCatggcaaccacactgcagatgatctatgataagctcccagtaccagctcatcaacacgctggtgatccaccatatccgccgtctcaagccacaaggacgcatcgtacccttcctcaagtcccatcccagtacagtcagtcacagatgtaccagggatatacagggatgtaccccaccccccagatgcctccaccaccagccGCACATTCTTCAACAGCATGGGCACCGAGGGCCAGTCGACatactccccagcctcccaggacatccacgccctatcagggggaagaagaggatccggacagacttccaccataa